The proteins below are encoded in one region of Aquisphaera giovannonii:
- a CDS encoding peroxiredoxin-like family protein: MKRDAKPMPLAGPLSRGLAAALLALATGATALAQQPEAPVRKELEEFREKAAKSAPADRLRAYEQGIEDVRKSGVLDRALKVGDRAPDFELPDANGKTVRLSDLRAKGPVVLTWYRGGWCPYCNIALRGLQRRLPDFRSAGATLVAISPELPDNSMSTAEKGHLEFEVLSDRGGKVARDYGVAYKIPGVVAEQFRGRLDLAKHNGGDGDELPLGATYVIDRGGIIRYAFLDADYRKRAEPSDVLDAVRAIPAKP, from the coding sequence ATGAAGCGTGACGCGAAGCCCATGCCCCTCGCCGGACCCCTTTCACGGGGCCTGGCCGCCGCCCTCCTGGCCCTGGCGACCGGCGCGACGGCCCTCGCCCAGCAGCCGGAAGCCCCCGTCCGGAAGGAGCTCGAGGAGTTCCGCGAGAAGGCCGCGAAGTCCGCGCCGGCCGACCGGCTGCGGGCCTACGAGCAGGGCATCGAGGACGTCCGCAAATCCGGCGTCCTCGACCGCGCGCTGAAGGTCGGCGACCGGGCCCCCGATTTCGAGCTGCCGGACGCGAACGGGAAGACGGTCCGGCTCTCCGACCTGCGGGCCAAGGGCCCGGTCGTCCTCACCTGGTATCGCGGCGGCTGGTGCCCGTACTGCAACATCGCCCTGCGGGGCCTCCAGAGGCGGCTGCCGGACTTCCGGTCCGCCGGCGCGACGCTCGTGGCGATCTCCCCCGAGCTGCCCGACAACAGCATGAGCACGGCGGAGAAGGGCCACCTCGAGTTCGAGGTGCTCAGCGACCGCGGCGGCAAGGTCGCCCGCGACTATGGCGTCGCCTACAAGATCCCCGGCGTGGTCGCCGAGCAGTTCCGCGGCCGGCTCGACCTGGCGAAGCACAACGGCGGCGACGGGGACGAGCTGCCCCTGGGGGCCACCTACGTGATCGACCGCGGCGGGATCATCCGCTACGCCTTCCTCGACGCCGATTACCGCAAGCGGGCGGAGCCGTCCGACGTCCTCGATGCCGTGCGGGCCATCCCCGCGAAGCCCTGA
- a CDS encoding DUF1223 domain-containing protein, producing the protein MRIRLLIVAAASLLPLAGLPARGQEAGGPASRRLVLVELFTSQGCDMCPAAEKILGELSARDPRVVPIAFHVDYFNEPWKDVFSDPLYSRRQMAYNELYAGPKDPNYGLYYTPMLMVDGVEPVNGRDPQSAVAAIRRAGARKPAVDVDVSLDVKDPGGKAKAQAAATIRVRSRSPRAERTPLLVCAVIREDGVVTDVPSGENAGKSLVARFPARRTKYEFVELDGKAASTSRFSFDVDPSWDRRHLRLAAFVQDKRTGAVLQAADIPWPASPASAAARGR; encoded by the coding sequence GTGCGAATCCGGCTCCTGATCGTGGCCGCGGCCTCCCTGCTCCCGCTCGCCGGCCTCCCGGCGCGGGGCCAGGAGGCCGGCGGCCCGGCGTCGCGGCGGCTCGTGCTCGTCGAGCTGTTCACCTCGCAGGGCTGCGACATGTGCCCGGCCGCGGAGAAGATCCTCGGCGAGCTCTCGGCCCGCGACCCGCGGGTCGTGCCGATCGCCTTCCACGTCGATTATTTCAACGAGCCGTGGAAGGACGTGTTCTCGGACCCGCTCTACAGCCGCCGGCAGATGGCCTACAACGAGCTGTACGCGGGCCCGAAGGATCCCAACTACGGGCTCTACTACACGCCGATGCTCATGGTCGACGGCGTCGAGCCCGTCAACGGCCGCGACCCGCAGTCCGCCGTCGCGGCGATCCGTCGCGCGGGAGCCCGGAAGCCGGCGGTCGACGTGGACGTGTCGCTGGACGTCAAGGACCCCGGCGGCAAGGCGAAGGCCCAGGCCGCGGCCACGATCCGCGTCCGCAGCCGGTCGCCGAGGGCCGAGAGGACCCCCCTGCTCGTCTGCGCCGTGATCCGGGAGGACGGCGTCGTGACCGACGTCCCCTCGGGCGAGAACGCCGGCAAGTCGCTCGTCGCGCGGTTCCCCGCGCGGCGGACGAAGTACGAGTTCGTGGAGCTCGACGGCAAGGCCGCCTCGACCAGCCGGTTCTCGTTCGACGTCGACCCGTCCTGGGACCGTCGCCACCTCCGCCTCGCCGCCTTCGTCCAGGACAAGCGCACCGGCGCGGTCCTCCAGGCCGCCGACATCCCCTGGCCGGCGAGCCCGGCCTCGGCCGCCGCGAGAGGCCGGTAG
- a CDS encoding tetratricopeptide repeat protein: MQELKDRIDASWREGKFREAVAPAEEAFALTKEVLGPEHWRAKEAGHRVDTLRTIAGLSDQGRREMARVPVLIREEARLFREGKFRDAEKIDRDLLVLRQRWLGKGHLDTAASHNNLGDVLVDLERYDEAAEQHGQSLKIKLAVLGEDDPSTARSHDNLGTVLLHLKRWAEAGDHLERALRGYRTAYGEVHPETAKIHKYLAQLASEWGRRAEAETHYRIALASLLELKEEHGEATIACREQLASLYFHRGEYADAEAQLGPMLASCLRVHGKSDRRTLDARNNLAVCLMKLSKPHEAEDLLRQNLAIELERDGQFHASVHMSRLNLAAVLQEQGRHLAAEKECLLALDIAARLYPESDERMCESRNLLGVIETSLGNLASAEEQHRRALASSLAARGELHQRTIGCRQNLGEVLRGQGKYAEAVEQQRKALGSALQAKDTPRGVVSLIRNNLALALEGLGDYEAARLQFMDALELARKESGEKSAETARRLANLSSGYREQGRLAEAEDFARRSLAIRIETLGEGSPDTAWSHNALGWVLEARRRYAEAETHFRLALTTQLSSLGEDNLDTIITRTHLASSLDELGRRDAAIEHWEKAALSFGRSRWARDSTGLDRAVRSGVSPLADLALALARRGEPRRAWERWEADLARGLLDDFSARQARPLTAAERKEESDVLGRLQTLDEGIGVLASRKVRTPDEDRQLDDLQRQQNAARGRLIALERRLDETYRALAGVPSSLEDIRTVLPVGAALVGWLDSGRHHWACVVRRDGDPAWVSIPGSGEGGTWTGADVLRPMRLRDALAAGDPIWRDLAAEIARQRIAPLLPRLEGVGHLIVLPSPALSGLPLEALLVACGETADRRLVSYAPSGSMLARLARPRPAGTGGPSLFALGDPAFAPPDKSDAPPPPDHGLAVATVDQSGGAGPSEIREGDVLLEYNGRRLAGLGDLKEARPGDPEKPTPVKIWRDGEVRELTVAAGLPGIGFDLKRSIGEVVLAHRAAEEILRPLNRGVALKRLQGSRREVEAIARLFPSGRVHTLLGEQATESAVQALAAGGDLARYRFLHFATHGRADTTIALNSEIILAPETAHAGPDKGLSGRTPEADGRITALQIVRTWQLDADLVVLSACQTALGRVADGEGYLGFSQALFVKGARSVVLSLWKVEDKATALLMGRFYENLLGKRQGLHGPMPKAAAIDEARRWLRGLDHVDAAEALAGLGKDHPPAERGGVRAVNLEPVPRGERPYAHPKHWAGFILIGDPN, from the coding sequence GTGCAAGAGCTGAAGGACCGGATCGATGCCTCATGGCGTGAAGGCAAGTTCCGCGAGGCCGTCGCGCCTGCGGAGGAGGCCTTTGCACTGACGAAAGAGGTCCTCGGGCCCGAGCACTGGCGGGCCAAGGAGGCCGGACACCGGGTCGACACGCTTCGGACGATCGCCGGCCTTTCCGACCAGGGACGTCGAGAGATGGCCCGGGTGCCCGTACTCATCCGGGAAGAGGCCCGGCTCTTCCGGGAGGGCAAGTTCCGGGACGCGGAGAAGATCGACCGCGACCTGCTAGTCCTGCGGCAACGCTGGCTGGGGAAGGGCCATCTGGACACGGCCGCCTCGCACAACAATCTCGGGGACGTCCTGGTCGACCTGGAGCGTTACGACGAGGCCGCGGAGCAACACGGTCAATCCCTGAAAATCAAGCTCGCGGTGCTGGGCGAGGACGACCCGAGTACGGCGAGGAGCCACGACAACCTCGGGACCGTCCTGCTCCACCTGAAACGCTGGGCCGAGGCGGGGGATCATCTCGAGCGGGCGCTGCGAGGCTATCGAACGGCCTATGGGGAGGTGCATCCGGAGACGGCCAAGATCCATAAGTATCTCGCCCAACTCGCCAGCGAGTGGGGGAGGCGGGCCGAGGCCGAGACGCACTACCGCATCGCGCTGGCTTCGCTCCTTGAACTGAAGGAAGAACACGGGGAAGCGACGATCGCATGTCGCGAACAGCTCGCCTCCCTGTACTTCCATCGGGGCGAGTATGCCGACGCCGAGGCGCAGCTCGGTCCGATGCTCGCCTCCTGCCTACGCGTCCATGGCAAGTCCGACCGACGCACGCTGGACGCCCGCAACAACCTGGCCGTGTGTCTCATGAAGCTATCGAAGCCTCACGAGGCGGAAGACCTGCTCCGGCAGAATCTGGCGATCGAGCTCGAACGGGACGGCCAATTCCATGCATCAGTGCACATGAGCCGCCTCAACCTGGCCGCCGTGCTTCAGGAGCAGGGCAGGCACCTGGCGGCCGAGAAGGAATGCTTGCTCGCCCTGGACATCGCCGCGCGGCTGTATCCCGAGAGCGACGAGCGGATGTGCGAGAGCCGGAATCTCCTCGGCGTCATCGAGACGTCCCTCGGCAACCTGGCGTCCGCGGAGGAGCAGCATCGCAGGGCCCTGGCGTCCTCGCTCGCGGCCCGCGGGGAGCTCCACCAGAGGACGATCGGCTGCCGGCAGAATCTCGGGGAGGTGCTCCGGGGGCAGGGCAAGTACGCGGAGGCCGTGGAGCAGCAGCGGAAGGCCCTGGGCTCCGCCCTCCAGGCCAAGGACACGCCCAGGGGGGTCGTGTCCCTGATCCGGAATAACCTGGCCCTCGCGCTGGAGGGGCTGGGCGACTACGAGGCTGCCAGGCTCCAGTTCATGGACGCCCTCGAGCTCGCGCGAAAGGAGAGCGGAGAGAAGAGTGCGGAGACCGCTCGGAGGCTGGCCAATCTCTCGTCCGGGTATCGCGAGCAGGGGCGTCTTGCCGAGGCCGAAGACTTCGCCCGCCGCTCGCTCGCCATCAGGATCGAGACGCTCGGCGAGGGGAGCCCCGACACCGCGTGGAGTCACAACGCGCTGGGGTGGGTCCTGGAGGCACGGCGGAGATATGCCGAGGCCGAGACGCATTTCCGCCTCGCCCTGACCACGCAGCTCTCATCCCTCGGCGAGGACAACCTCGACACGATCATCACCCGCACCCACCTCGCCTCGTCGCTCGATGAGCTGGGGCGGAGAGACGCCGCGATCGAGCATTGGGAGAAGGCCGCACTTTCATTCGGACGGTCCCGCTGGGCTCGAGACTCGACCGGCCTGGATCGGGCGGTACGCTCGGGAGTCTCGCCCCTCGCCGACCTGGCGCTCGCCCTGGCTCGCCGCGGCGAGCCACGTCGCGCCTGGGAGAGGTGGGAGGCGGACCTGGCCCGCGGCCTGCTCGATGACTTCTCGGCTCGCCAGGCGAGGCCGCTCACGGCCGCGGAAAGGAAAGAGGAGTCCGACGTCCTCGGCCGCCTCCAGACGCTCGACGAGGGCATCGGCGTGCTCGCCTCCCGGAAGGTCCGGACCCCGGACGAGGATCGACAACTCGACGACCTCCAGCGCCAGCAGAACGCCGCGAGGGGCCGGCTGATCGCCCTCGAGAGGCGGCTCGACGAGACGTATCGCGCCCTCGCCGGCGTGCCCTCGTCCCTGGAGGACATCCGGACCGTCCTACCGGTTGGCGCAGCCCTGGTGGGCTGGCTGGACAGCGGGCGACATCACTGGGCTTGCGTGGTGCGCCGCGACGGAGACCCGGCCTGGGTGTCCATCCCCGGCAGCGGGGAAGGCGGGACATGGACGGGGGCGGACGTCCTCCGGCCGATGCGGTTGCGGGACGCGCTCGCGGCCGGCGACCCGATCTGGCGGGACCTGGCGGCCGAGATCGCCCGCCAACGCATCGCCCCTCTCCTCCCTCGTCTCGAGGGAGTGGGTCACCTCATCGTGCTGCCCTCGCCGGCGCTCTCCGGCCTGCCGCTGGAGGCCCTCCTGGTCGCCTGCGGCGAGACCGCCGATCGCCGGCTCGTCAGCTACGCGCCCTCCGGCTCCATGCTCGCCCGCCTGGCCCGGCCCCGACCGGCCGGCACGGGAGGACCGAGCCTCTTCGCCCTCGGCGACCCGGCCTTCGCACCACCCGACAAGTCGGACGCCCCGCCGCCGCCGGATCATGGGCTCGCCGTCGCCACTGTCGATCAGTCGGGCGGCGCCGGCCCGTCGGAGATCCGCGAGGGTGACGTCCTCCTCGAATACAACGGCCGGCGACTCGCCGGGCTCGGCGACTTGAAGGAGGCACGGCCCGGGGACCCCGAGAAGCCAACCCCGGTGAAGATCTGGCGTGACGGCGAGGTCCGCGAGCTGACCGTGGCCGCCGGCTTGCCGGGCATCGGCTTCGACCTGAAACGGTCGATCGGCGAGGTCGTCCTCGCGCATCGAGCCGCCGAGGAGATCCTGCGGCCGCTCAACCGCGGTGTCGCCTTGAAACGCCTGCAAGGTTCCCGCCGCGAGGTGGAGGCCATCGCCCGGCTCTTCCCATCGGGCCGGGTCCATACGCTGCTCGGAGAGCAGGCGACGGAATCGGCCGTCCAGGCCCTGGCCGCGGGCGGGGATCTCGCCCGCTATCGCTTCCTCCACTTCGCCACCCACGGCCGAGCCGACACGACGATCGCCCTGAATTCGGAGATCATCCTCGCACCGGAAACCGCCCACGCCGGCCCTGACAAGGGCCTCTCCGGGCGGACCCCGGAGGCCGACGGCAGGATCACGGCCCTGCAAATCGTTCGCACCTGGCAGCTCGACGCGGACCTCGTCGTCCTCTCGGCCTGCCAGACTGCCCTCGGCCGCGTCGCCGATGGGGAAGGCTACCTCGGGTTCTCGCAGGCCCTGTTCGTCAAGGGTGCTCGCAGCGTCGTGCTCAGCCTCTGGAAGGTCGAGGACAAGGCCACGGCCCTGCTCATGGGCCGATTCTATGAGAACTTGCTCGGCAAGCGGCAAGGCCTCCACGGCCCCATGCCGAAGGCGGCGGCGATCGACGAGGCGAGGCGATGGCTCCGCGGGCTGGACCACGTCGATGCGGCCGAGGCCCTCGCCGGACTCGGTAAGGATCATCCCCCGGCCGAGCGCGGCGGTGTCCGGGCCGTCAACCTTGAACCCGTGCCGCGGGGCGAGCGTCCCTATGCACACCCCAAACACTGGGCCGGCTTCATCCTCATCGGCGACCCGAACTGA
- a CDS encoding serine/threonine-protein kinase, which yields MLYHLLTGHAPHEGESREDVLSKAEKGHVVSPRQWNPTISRPLERACLKALASEPSARYGSPAEFGEALRHLGRRKRQAALVGVIVIILALAAGAYWWLRPPPLPPGPLSGRLAVHQYRSYEDPKRLLGIGRLGEGSDSCRVNDLLKVGFDLDRPAYAYLIALNAKGGAELLVPTSADEVPRRTYRHVFPQGPRDFYILNDGAGYHAFVLVASREPLPSFSRWALGLKDLPWTTIQKDGVWIFDDLGLRPELAASGLERGQVITDDTAPQPILEVCQKLQSIPGIDTVRALGFPVRTPGDR from the coding sequence GTGCTCTATCACCTGTTGACCGGCCACGCCCCACACGAGGGCGAGAGCCGCGAGGACGTGCTCTCCAAGGCGGAAAAGGGCCACGTCGTCTCCCCGCGGCAGTGGAATCCCACCATCTCTCGACCCCTTGAGCGAGCCTGCCTGAAGGCGCTCGCCTCGGAGCCATCCGCGCGCTACGGGTCGCCCGCCGAGTTCGGCGAAGCCCTGCGCCACCTGGGCCGGCGGAAACGCCAGGCTGCGCTCGTGGGGGTGATCGTGATAATCCTGGCGCTGGCAGCAGGGGCCTACTGGTGGCTCAGGCCACCGCCGCTCCCTCCCGGCCCCCTGAGCGGCCGGCTCGCCGTCCACCAGTATCGTTCGTACGAGGATCCGAAGAGGCTCCTGGGAATCGGCCGGCTCGGGGAGGGTTCGGACAGCTGCCGCGTCAACGATCTGCTCAAGGTTGGGTTCGACCTGGACAGGCCGGCGTATGCCTATCTCATCGCCTTGAACGCGAAAGGAGGGGCAGAGCTGCTCGTCCCCACCAGTGCAGACGAGGTCCCGCGACGCACGTATCGACATGTGTTCCCTCAAGGCCCGAGAGACTTTTACATATTGAACGATGGCGCCGGATACCACGCCTTCGTGCTCGTGGCGTCACGCGAGCCCCTCCCGTCGTTCTCCCGCTGGGCCCTGGGGCTCAAGGACCTCCCGTGGACGACGATCCAGAAAGACGGCGTCTGGATCTTCGACGACCTCGGCCTCCGTCCGGAGCTCGCCGCCTCGGGCCTGGAGCGTGGCCAGGTCATTACCGACGACACGGCCCCGCAGCCGATCCTCGAAGTCTGCCAGAAACTTCAGAGCATCCCCGGCATCGACACCGTCCGGGCGCTCGGCTTTCCCGTCAGGACGCCCGGCGATCGCTGA
- a CDS encoding ECF-type sigma factor, translated as MSTPSGADREGQVCDLIRRAQAGDRPARDVLVALLYEEFRALARRRMSRERPDHTLQATALVNEALRKLLCDTTIARATDRNFLLRAASRAMDQVLTDHARHRNRAGGPGGKHRVPLGAIAEPADLHQVSALDGVIERLEGFERISVSQLIGALEALDDLDPRSALVARYRYLLQWPISRVASELSTSGRTSTALAGCSITC; from the coding sequence ATGTCCACGCCGAGCGGTGCGGATCGCGAGGGCCAGGTCTGCGACCTGATCCGGAGGGCCCAGGCCGGGGATCGCCCGGCCCGGGACGTGCTGGTCGCGTTGCTCTACGAAGAGTTCCGGGCCCTCGCCCGTCGCCGGATGTCACGCGAGCGTCCCGACCACACCTTGCAGGCTACGGCGCTTGTCAACGAGGCGCTCCGCAAACTCCTCTGCGACACCACGATCGCGAGGGCCACGGACCGAAATTTCCTCCTGAGGGCGGCCTCCCGTGCCATGGACCAGGTGCTGACCGACCATGCGCGGCACCGCAACAGGGCGGGGGGGCCGGGCGGGAAGCACCGAGTCCCGCTCGGAGCCATCGCCGAGCCCGCCGACCTGCATCAGGTGTCGGCGCTCGACGGGGTGATCGAGCGACTGGAAGGCTTCGAGCGGATCTCGGTATCCCAGCTGATCGGGGCGCTCGAGGCGCTGGACGACTTGGACCCGCGGTCGGCGCTGGTCGCCCGGTATCGCTACCTCCTCCAATGGCCGATCAGTCGTGTCGCGAGCGAGCTATCGACTTCAGGACGGACGTCTACGGCCTTGGCGGGGTGCTCTATCACCTGTTGA
- a CDS encoding DeoR/GlpR family DNA-binding transcription regulator encodes MLTAERKRWLLDVLKSEGKLLASDLSKRLGVSEDTVRRDLRELDKAGLLQRVHGGALPRSQTSIDYTEREKESTEAKEEIGEAAARLLRPGEVVAIDGGTTPLAVAEHLPADLALTVVTHSLPAVEVLSGHPKVDCVVVGGRLIKRYRATVGIAAVDAYRMLRPDACVLGAAGVHPVGGVTIFDGEEAEVKRAMVEHAARVIVVVAGEKLGTVAPYLLIPASRITHLVTDPSASEDAVQSLRELGVEVVVA; translated from the coding sequence ATGCTGACCGCCGAGCGCAAACGCTGGCTGCTGGACGTTTTGAAGAGCGAGGGCAAGCTCCTCGCCTCGGACCTCAGCAAGAGGCTGGGGGTGTCCGAGGACACGGTCCGTCGGGATCTCCGCGAGCTGGACAAGGCGGGCCTCCTCCAGCGCGTGCATGGCGGGGCCCTGCCGCGATCGCAGACCTCGATCGACTACACGGAGCGGGAGAAGGAGTCGACCGAGGCGAAGGAGGAGATCGGCGAGGCGGCGGCCCGCCTGCTGAGGCCCGGCGAGGTGGTCGCGATCGACGGCGGGACGACGCCGCTGGCGGTGGCGGAGCACCTGCCGGCGGACCTCGCCCTGACGGTGGTCACGCACAGCCTGCCGGCCGTGGAGGTGCTCTCGGGGCACCCGAAGGTGGACTGCGTCGTCGTCGGCGGCCGGCTGATCAAGCGTTATCGCGCGACGGTCGGGATCGCCGCGGTGGACGCCTACCGGATGCTCCGGCCCGACGCCTGCGTGCTGGGCGCGGCCGGGGTGCACCCGGTGGGGGGGGTGACCATCTTCGACGGCGAGGAGGCCGAGGTGAAGCGGGCGATGGTCGAGCACGCCGCGCGCGTGATCGTCGTCGTGGCGGGCGAGAAGCTGGGCACGGTCGCCCCCTACCTGCTGATCCCGGCCAGCCGCATCACCCACCTGGTGACCGACCCGAGCGCCTCCGAGGACGCCGTCCAGTCGCTCCGCGAGCTGGGCGTGGAGGTCGTCGTGGCGTGA
- a CDS encoding MFS transporter, with product MLRTLGGEPDDGPAALRRARGAVLAMFAVDGLGFGPWAAHLPEFKASLGLSDGGLSVPLFATVMGSLAAMPVAGRLIPRAGSRRVLLAAAFLYSAIVPLIALAVAVGGGLPLFTAVAFFYGAIKGTIDVAANAQAVGVERASSSPILSSCHGCWSLGSLAGAGGAALALRLGSPPLLTMGLAGLVLAALTVASAPHLRADDRAEASGGAGMTEAPRGSVWPTGRLLPLGVLAFLGLFCEGSVADWSAVYLAGPVGVSAASAALGFTAYMTAMTLTRFLGDRLVGRLGPAAVLRGGGLLVAAGLGGALAARSLPAAMVGFGLVGVGLANAVPVIFRSAGSGHDPGGAIASVSTIGYLGFLAGPPAIGVLAEAVGLPVALLLVVAFGLAIAVAAGAALGRGERRGGVPAPALSS from the coding sequence ATGCTCAGGACACTCGGAGGCGAGCCGGACGATGGGCCCGCCGCGTTGCGACGGGCGCGGGGGGCGGTGCTCGCGATGTTCGCGGTCGATGGCCTGGGGTTCGGGCCGTGGGCGGCTCACCTGCCGGAGTTCAAGGCGTCGCTGGGGCTGAGCGACGGCGGCCTGAGCGTGCCGCTCTTCGCGACCGTGATGGGGAGCCTGGCGGCGATGCCCGTCGCCGGCCGGCTGATCCCGAGGGCGGGGAGCCGGCGGGTCCTGCTGGCCGCCGCCTTCCTGTACAGCGCGATCGTGCCGCTGATCGCGCTCGCGGTGGCCGTCGGCGGGGGCCTGCCGCTGTTCACGGCCGTCGCCTTCTTCTACGGGGCGATCAAGGGGACGATCGACGTCGCGGCGAACGCCCAGGCGGTGGGCGTGGAGCGGGCCTCGTCGAGCCCGATCCTGTCGAGCTGCCACGGCTGCTGGAGCCTCGGCTCCCTGGCCGGCGCGGGAGGGGCCGCGCTCGCGCTGCGGCTGGGCTCGCCGCCGCTCCTGACCATGGGCCTGGCGGGCCTGGTGCTCGCGGCCCTGACGGTGGCCTCGGCGCCCCACCTCCGGGCCGACGACCGGGCGGAAGCGTCCGGCGGGGCCGGCATGACGGAGGCCCCGAGGGGCTCGGTCTGGCCGACCGGGCGGCTCCTGCCGCTGGGGGTGCTGGCGTTCCTGGGCCTCTTCTGCGAGGGGTCGGTGGCCGACTGGTCCGCGGTGTACCTGGCCGGGCCGGTGGGCGTCTCGGCGGCCTCGGCGGCGCTCGGGTTCACGGCGTACATGACGGCGATGACGCTCACCCGGTTCCTCGGCGACCGGCTGGTCGGGCGGCTGGGGCCGGCGGCGGTCCTCCGCGGCGGCGGCCTGCTCGTGGCGGCCGGCCTCGGCGGGGCGCTGGCGGCCCGGTCGCTGCCGGCGGCGATGGTCGGCTTCGGCCTGGTGGGGGTGGGGCTGGCCAACGCCGTGCCCGTGATCTTCCGGTCCGCCGGCAGCGGGCACGACCCCGGCGGCGCGATCGCGTCGGTCTCCACGATCGGCTACCTCGGCTTCCTCGCCGGCCCGCCGGCGATCGGCGTCCTCGCGGAGGCCGTCGGGCTGCCGGTCGCGCTGCTGCTGGTCGTGGCCTTCGGCCTGGCGATCGCGGTCGCCGCGGGGGCCGCACTCGGCCGGGGCGAGCGCCGCGGCGGCGTCCCCGCGCCGGCCCTCTCATCCTGA
- a CDS encoding Cof-type HAD-IIB family hydrolase, producing MANATFPYALAAIDIDDTLVGPDKRIGRANRRAVGRLRDLGCRVILASGRRHANMLAYCEELGLDDYVVSSHGARVEHPRTGEILHRAWLDSDLAASLVAEGLDRGHTVMLWLAEGIYAQAETRWVDAYRRATGNDPVTVADLRALSGRPAEKVTWSAEPERIAAHLAELSARRDPRVCALTTDDWCIELTAREAHKADGVAAVASSAGIPREAVLAFGDGNNDVSMLSWAGLGVAMPHGRPSARAAARAVAADGDPESALARAVDHIAAGFPSPVAEQDLRRVD from the coding sequence ATGGCGAATGCCACCTTCCCCTACGCCCTGGCGGCGATCGACATCGACGACACCCTGGTCGGTCCGGACAAGCGGATCGGCCGCGCCAACCGGCGGGCGGTGGGGCGGCTGCGCGACCTGGGCTGCCGGGTGATCCTGGCGTCGGGCCGCCGGCACGCGAACATGCTGGCCTACTGCGAGGAACTCGGGCTGGACGACTACGTCGTGAGCAGCCACGGCGCCCGCGTCGAGCACCCGAGGACCGGCGAGATCCTGCATCGCGCCTGGCTCGACTCGGACCTCGCCGCGTCGCTGGTGGCCGAGGGCCTGGACCGCGGCCACACCGTCATGCTCTGGCTGGCCGAGGGGATCTACGCCCAGGCCGAGACCCGCTGGGTGGACGCCTATCGCCGGGCGACGGGCAACGACCCGGTCACCGTGGCCGACCTGCGGGCGTTGTCCGGCCGGCCGGCCGAGAAGGTGACCTGGTCCGCGGAGCCCGAGCGGATCGCCGCGCACCTCGCCGAGCTGTCGGCCCGCCGAGACCCGCGGGTCTGCGCCCTGACCACCGACGACTGGTGCATCGAGCTGACCGCCCGCGAGGCCCACAAGGCCGACGGCGTCGCCGCGGTGGCGAGCTCCGCGGGGATCCCGCGGGAGGCCGTGCTCGCGTTCGGCGACGGCAACAACGACGTCTCCATGCTCTCCTGGGCGGGCCTGGGCGTCGCCATGCCCCACGGCCGCCCCTCCGCCCGCGCCGCCGCCCGGGCCGTCGCCGCCGACGGCGACCCCGAATCCGCCCTCGCCCGCGCCGTGGACCACATCGCCGCGGGGTTCCCCTCCCCGGTCGCCGAGCAGGACCTCCGCAGGGTCGACTGA
- a CDS encoding AAA family ATPase, with amino-acid sequence MLEEIQKIDRCRVSGFKSIRQADLALGEFNVVIGANGAGKSNLVSYFAFLQAVTAGGLESYVGRYGGPEAFLYLGPQQTKEIASILDVTTRAGTGTFFQRLEFQAPDRLFYSFDHARSNGGEGLPEGYVDGPFWIRADRGPDGSRLQIQKHVVDGLRVFHFHDTSLTAPIRRAGYIEDNRGLLPDGGNLAAFLYRLRETRRNAYQRIVGTIRLVAPFFDDFSLEPRALDPTRILLNWKQLGTDYLFGPHQLSDGTLRAMAIIALLLQPEEELPRLIVIDEPEIGLHPYALSVVVSLLRKASHRAQVLVATQSPEFVDECEPEDLICVERKGQESVFTRPDPDNLQEWLEEYSLGEIWRKNVIGGGPH; translated from the coding sequence ATGCTGGAAGAAATCCAGAAGATCGATCGCTGCCGGGTCTCCGGCTTCAAGTCGATCCGACAGGCCGACCTCGCACTCGGCGAATTCAACGTCGTCATCGGCGCGAACGGGGCCGGAAAATCGAACCTCGTCTCCTACTTCGCCTTCCTGCAAGCGGTCACGGCGGGCGGGCTTGAAAGTTACGTGGGACGGTACGGCGGCCCGGAGGCGTTCCTCTACCTGGGGCCGCAGCAGACCAAGGAGATCGCGTCCATCCTCGACGTGACGACGCGGGCCGGGACCGGCACGTTCTTCCAGCGTCTCGAATTTCAAGCTCCCGATCGCTTGTTCTACAGCTTCGATCACGCGAGGAGCAACGGCGGCGAGGGCCTGCCCGAGGGATACGTGGACGGCCCTTTCTGGATCCGGGCCGATCGGGGGCCGGACGGGTCGCGGCTACAGATCCAGAAGCACGTCGTGGACGGGCTCCGAGTCTTCCACTTCCACGACACCTCGCTCACGGCACCCATCCGACGCGCGGGCTACATCGAGGACAACCGAGGCCTGCTGCCCGACGGCGGAAACCTGGCCGCCTTCCTGTACCGCCTGCGCGAGACCCGACGGAATGCCTACCAGAGGATCGTCGGCACCATCCGCCTGGTCGCCCCCTTCTTCGACGACTTCAGCCTGGAGCCGCGTGCCCTCGACCCGACGCGGATCCTCCTGAACTGGAAGCAACTCGGCACGGATTACCTGTTCGGCCCCCATCAACTCTCGGACGGGACACTTCGGGCGATGGCGATCATCGCCTTGCTCCTGCAACCCGAAGAGGAGTTGCCGAGGCTCATCGTCATCGATGAGCCCGAGATCGGTCTGCATCCGTATGCCCTCTCGGTCGTCGTTTCGCTGCTTCGGAAGGCGAGCCATCGGGCACAGGTCCTTGTCGCGACGCAGAGCCCAGAGTTCGTGGACGAGTGCGAGCCCGAGGACTTGATCTGCGTCGAAAGGAAGGGGCAGGAATCCGTGTTCACCCGTCCGGACCCCGACAATCTGCAGGAATGGCTGGAGGAATACAGCCTCGGCGAGATCTGGAGGAAGAACGTCATCGGAGGAGGGCCGCACTGA